The following coding sequences lie in one Klebsiella huaxiensis genomic window:
- the fadL gene encoding long-chain fatty acid transporter FadL, whose translation MSQKTRFTQSALAVAVAIVSTQAWSAGFQLNEFSSSGLGRAYSGEGAIADDAGNASRNPALIMMFDRPTFSGGAIFVDPDVNVSGSSVIGNDASQDNIAPTAWVPNLHFVAPINEQFGWGASLTSNYGLATEFNNDFAAGSMGGTTDLETLNLNLSGAYRLNDHWSFGLGFDAVYARAKLERYAGDLPEIIGAQLPGMVQEGKLSPAQAAAIGQQAGGISRDTQIARLKGDEWGFGWNAGILYEVDKNNRYGLTYRSEIKIDFDGDYKSSLPSSLNPINSALGLGLPYGTGGSTIGGSLTLNLPEMWEISGYNRVAPKWAVHYSLAYTSWSQFQELKATKTSGGETLFYKDEGFKDSYRIALGTTYYYDDNWTFRTGIAFDDSPVPASNRSISIPDQDRLWLSAGTTYAFNKDASVDVGVSYMHGQHVEFEEGPYTFKSEGKAWLYGANFNYRF comes from the coding sequence ATGAGCCAGAAAACCCGCTTTACCCAATCTGCCCTTGCAGTGGCTGTAGCAATAGTTTCAACCCAAGCCTGGTCAGCAGGCTTTCAGTTAAACGAATTCTCTTCATCGGGCCTTGGTCGCGCTTATTCAGGTGAAGGGGCTATTGCTGATGATGCGGGAAACGCCAGCCGTAACCCGGCGTTAATTATGATGTTTGATCGTCCAACCTTCTCTGGCGGTGCTATTTTTGTCGATCCTGATGTCAACGTGAGCGGTAGTTCAGTTATCGGTAACGATGCCAGCCAGGACAATATTGCACCAACCGCATGGGTACCCAACCTACACTTTGTCGCGCCGATTAATGAGCAGTTCGGTTGGGGTGCCTCCCTCACTTCTAACTATGGTTTAGCCACAGAGTTCAACAATGATTTTGCCGCAGGCTCAATGGGTGGCACCACTGACCTTGAAACCTTAAACCTCAATTTGAGCGGTGCATATCGTCTTAACGATCACTGGAGTTTTGGCCTGGGCTTCGACGCCGTATATGCCCGAGCCAAGCTGGAGCGCTATGCAGGTGATTTACCGGAAATTATTGGTGCGCAGCTACCCGGCATGGTGCAGGAAGGCAAACTCTCCCCGGCTCAGGCAGCCGCAATAGGTCAGCAAGCTGGTGGTATCAGTCGTGATACTCAAATCGCTCGCCTGAAAGGTGATGAATGGGGCTTCGGCTGGAATGCCGGTATTTTATATGAAGTCGATAAAAACAACCGCTACGGCTTAACCTATCGCTCTGAAATCAAAATTGATTTTGACGGCGATTATAAGAGCAGCTTGCCGTCATCACTTAATCCTATCAATTCAGCACTGGGTCTCGGCCTGCCTTACGGCACCGGTGGTTCCACTATTGGCGGCTCTTTGACATTGAACCTGCCAGAAATGTGGGAAATCTCAGGCTATAACCGCGTGGCGCCAAAATGGGCCGTTCACTACAGCCTGGCTTATACCAGTTGGAGCCAGTTCCAGGAGTTGAAAGCAACCAAAACTAGCGGTGGCGAAACGCTGTTCTATAAAGATGAAGGTTTTAAGGATTCCTATCGTATCGCTCTGGGCACCACCTATTACTATGACGATAACTGGACCTTCCGTACCGGTATCGCATTTGATGATAGCCCGGTCCCGGCTTCCAATCGTTCGATCTCTATTCCGGACCAGGATCGTCTGTGGCTCAGCGCCGGTACGACCTACGCCTTTAATAAAGATGCATCAGTGGATGTGGGCGTTTCCTATATGCACGGTCAGCACGTCGAATTTGAAGAAGGCCCGTATACCTTCAAGTCCGAGGGTAAAGCCTGGCTGTACGGCGCGAACTTCAACTACCGCTTCTGA
- the fadI gene encoding acetyl-CoA C-acyltransferase FadI produces MSQALPLVTRKGDRIAIVSGLRTPFARQATAFHGIPAVDLGKLVVGEMLARSDIPVEIIEQLVFGQVVQMPEAPNIAREIVLGTGMSVHTDAYSVSRACATSFQAVANVAESLMAGTIRAGIAGGADSSSVLPIGVSKKLARVLVDVNKARTLSQRLKLFSRLRFRDLLPVPPAVAEYSTGLRMGDTAEQMAKTWGVPREQQDQLALRSHQFAAKAWEEGKLSAEVMTAYTPPFREPLVQDNNIRKNSTLADYQKLRPAFDRKHGTVTAANSTPLTDGAAAVIMMTESRAKELGFVPLGYLRSYAFSAIAVQQDMLLGPAWSTPLALERAGLTLADLTLIDMHEAFAAQTLANLQCLASDRFAREVLGRSQATGEVDESKFNVLGGSIAYGHPFAATGARMITQTLHELRRRGGGFGLVTACAAGGLGAAMILEAE; encoded by the coding sequence ATGAGTCAGGCATTACCGCTAGTCACCCGCAAGGGCGATCGCATTGCTATAGTCAGCGGTTTACGTACTCCGTTTGCCAGACAGGCGACGGCGTTTCATGGCATTCCTGCCGTTGATCTCGGTAAGTTGGTGGTTGGCGAAATGCTGGCCCGCAGCGATATCCCTGTGGAAATAATCGAGCAGCTGGTATTTGGCCAGGTTGTGCAGATGCCGGAAGCGCCAAATATCGCTCGGGAAATTGTTCTGGGAACCGGTATGAGCGTACATACCGATGCCTACAGCGTCAGTCGCGCCTGTGCGACCAGTTTTCAGGCGGTGGCCAATGTCGCAGAAAGTCTGATGGCAGGAACTATCCGGGCGGGCATCGCGGGTGGGGCCGACTCTTCGTCCGTGTTGCCCATCGGTGTTAGCAAAAAACTCGCCCGCGTCCTGGTTGATGTCAATAAAGCACGCACCCTGAGTCAGCGCCTCAAGCTCTTTTCCCGTCTACGCTTTCGCGATCTTCTTCCTGTGCCGCCAGCGGTTGCCGAATATTCCACCGGTCTACGGATGGGGGACACCGCTGAACAGATGGCAAAAACCTGGGGTGTTCCCCGTGAACAGCAGGATCAGCTAGCGCTTCGCTCGCACCAGTTTGCCGCGAAGGCCTGGGAAGAGGGCAAACTATCAGCAGAAGTGATGACGGCATATACCCCGCCTTTCCGTGAACCGCTGGTTCAGGATAATAATATTCGTAAAAATTCAACGCTTGCTGATTACCAAAAGTTACGCCCGGCCTTTGATCGCAAACACGGGACCGTGACCGCTGCTAACAGTACGCCGTTAACCGATGGCGCGGCGGCGGTGATTATGATGACTGAATCCCGGGCTAAAGAGCTGGGGTTTGTCCCGCTGGGCTATCTGCGCAGCTATGCTTTCAGCGCCATTGCTGTCCAGCAGGATATGCTGTTGGGACCGGCATGGTCGACGCCGTTGGCGCTGGAAAGGGCAGGACTTACGCTGGCTGATTTAACCCTGATTGATATGCACGAAGCCTTTGCCGCGCAGACGTTGGCTAATTTGCAATGTCTGGCGAGCGACCGCTTTGCTCGTGAAGTGCTTGGCCGTTCACAGGCAACAGGAGAGGTTGATGAGAGCAAGTTCAATGTGCTCGGCGGATCCATAGCCTATGGTCATCCTTTTGCCGCCACGGGCGCGAGAATGATCACCCAAACGTTACACGAACTGCGGCGTCGTGGAGGCGGATTTGGTTTGGTCACTGCCTGCGCTGCGGGTGGTTTAGGTGCAGCTATGATTCTGGAGGCCGAATAA
- the sixA gene encoding phosphohistidine phosphatase SixA: MQVFIMRHGDAALDAASDSVRPLTVCGCDESRQMATWLKGQKVDIERVLVSPYLRAEQTLEIVGECMNLPKDVDVMPELTPCGDVGMVSAYLQALANEGVATALVVSHLPLVGYLVSELCPGETPPMFTTSAIACVTLDAEGKGEFTWQMSPCNLKMAKAI, from the coding sequence ATGCAAGTTTTTATTATGCGTCACGGCGACGCTGCCCTCGATGCAGCCAGTGACTCGGTTCGTCCACTAACCGTCTGCGGTTGTGATGAGTCTCGTCAGATGGCAACCTGGCTGAAAGGTCAAAAAGTGGATATTGAGCGGGTTCTTGTGAGTCCCTACCTGCGTGCTGAACAGACGCTGGAGATTGTTGGGGAGTGCATGAATCTGCCGAAAGATGTCGACGTGATGCCGGAACTCACGCCGTGCGGCGATGTTGGTATGGTCAGCGCTTATCTTCAGGCGCTGGCAAATGAAGGTGTGGCGACGGCATTGGTCGTGTCGCATCTGCCTTTAGTGGGGTACCTCGTCTCAGAGCTGTGCCCGGGGGAAACTCCCCCGATGTTCACCACATCTGCTATTGCCTGCGTCACGCTTGATGCTGAAGGCAAAGGTGAATTCACCTGGCAAATGAGCCCCTGCAATTTGAAGATGGCGAAAGCGATTTAA
- a CDS encoding YfcZ/YiiS family protein, with protein MSKCSADETPVCCCMDVGTIMDNSDCTASYSRVFANRAEAEQTLSALSERARNVESEPCKITPTFTDVDGGVQLDIDFVFCCEAETLIFQLGLR; from the coding sequence ATGAGTAAATGCAGTGCTGATGAAACCCCGGTTTGCTGCTGTATGGATGTTGGCACCATAATGGACAACTCCGATTGCACCGCCTCTTACAGCCGCGTGTTCGCTAACCGTGCCGAAGCAGAGCAAACGCTCTCCGCATTGAGCGAAAGAGCGCGTAACGTTGAATCTGAGCCGTGCAAAATCACCCCGACCTTTACTGATGTCGATGGTGGCGTACAGCTGGATATCGATTTCGTATTCTGCTGTGAAGCTGAAACCCTGATTTTCCAGCTCGGCTTGCGTTAG
- the ypdK gene encoding membrane protein YpdK, producing MKYFLMGISFMVIVWAGTFALMI from the coding sequence GTGAAATACTTTTTAATGGGCATTTCTTTTATGGTCATCGTTTGGGCCGGTACTTTCGCCCTGATGATCTAG
- the alaC gene encoding alanine transaminase — MAEFSPERRFTRIDRLPPYVFNITAELKMAARRRGEDIIDFSMGNPDGATPPHIVEKLCTVAQRPDTHGYSTSRGIPRLRRAISRWYQDRYNVEIDPESEAIVTIGSKEGLAHLMLATLDHGDTVLVPNPSYPIHIYGAVIAGAQVRSVPLVEGVDFFNELERAIRESYPKPKMMILGFPSNPTAQCVELEFFEKVVALAKRYDVLVVHDLAYADIVYDGWKAPSIMQVPGARDVAVEFFTLSKSYNMAGWRIGFMVGNKTLVNALARIKSYHDYGTFTPLQVAAIAALEGDQQCVRDIAEQYKRRRDVLVKGLHEAGWMVECPKASMYVWAKIPEQYAAMGSLEFAKKMLQDAKVCVSPGIGFGDYGDTHVRFALIENRDRIRQAIRGIKSMFRADGLLPASTRLTSESNE, encoded by the coding sequence ATGGCTGAATTCAGTCCTGAACGCCGTTTCACGCGTATCGATCGTCTCCCCCCGTATGTTTTTAATATTACTGCTGAACTGAAGATGGCTGCGCGCCGCCGTGGTGAAGACATTATTGATTTCAGCATGGGTAACCCCGATGGTGCGACCCCGCCGCATATCGTTGAGAAATTATGCACCGTTGCCCAGCGCCCTGATACGCATGGTTATTCCACTTCTCGTGGGATTCCTCGTCTTCGCCGCGCTATTTCACGTTGGTATCAGGATCGTTACAACGTTGAGATCGATCCGGAGTCAGAAGCGATTGTCACCATTGGTTCAAAAGAGGGACTGGCGCATCTGATGCTGGCAACTCTCGATCATGGTGATACCGTGCTGGTGCCAAATCCGAGTTATCCTATCCATATATACGGCGCGGTGATTGCCGGAGCCCAGGTGCGTTCGGTACCGCTGGTTGAAGGCGTTGATTTCTTCAATGAACTTGAGCGTGCTATTCGCGAGAGCTATCCGAAACCGAAAATGATGATCCTGGGTTTCCCATCCAACCCGACCGCGCAGTGCGTCGAGCTGGAATTCTTCGAGAAAGTTGTCGCGTTGGCGAAGCGTTATGACGTACTGGTAGTCCACGATCTGGCCTACGCCGATATTGTTTACGACGGCTGGAAAGCGCCTTCTATTATGCAGGTTCCCGGCGCGCGCGACGTTGCCGTCGAATTCTTTACGCTATCTAAAAGCTACAATATGGCGGGCTGGCGTATCGGATTTATGGTCGGTAATAAAACGTTGGTCAATGCGCTGGCGCGAATTAAAAGTTACCACGATTACGGTACTTTCACTCCTCTGCAGGTAGCGGCTATTGCTGCACTGGAGGGTGATCAGCAATGTGTGCGTGATATTGCCGAGCAGTATAAGCGCCGTCGCGATGTGCTGGTGAAAGGGTTACATGAGGCGGGCTGGATGGTGGAGTGTCCGAAGGCGTCGATGTATGTGTGGGCTAAAATCCCAGAGCAGTACGCGGCGATGGGCTCGCTAGAGTTCGCCAAAAAAATGCTACAGGATGCCAAAGTCTGCGTTTCGCCGGGTATTGGCTTTGGTGATTATGGTGATACGCATGTACGGTTTGCTTTAATTGAAAACCGCGATCGCATTCGCCAGGCCATACGCGGCATTAAATCTATGTTCCGCGCCGACGGACTTCTTCCAGCCTCGACCAGGTTGACAAGCGAAAGCAACGAATGA
- the fadJ gene encoding fatty acid oxidation complex subunit alpha FadJ — translation MDTLSAFTLEIRPDNIAVITIDAPGEKMNTLKAEFASEVRAIIRQLRDNKDLRGAVFISAKSDNFIAGADINMIARCVSALEAETLARQGQQIMAEIHGLSIPVIAAIHGACLGGGLELALACHGRVCSDDDKTRLGLPEVQLGLLPGSGGTQRLPRLIGVSSALDMILTGKQLRPRQALKVGLVDEVVPQAILLQTAVELALKGRPVSRTVPVRDRILAGPLGRSLLFRLVAEKTHQKTQGNYPATKRILQVIETGLAQGCSSGYAEEARAFGELAMTPQSQALRAIFFASTDLKKDRGADAEPGALRSVGILGGGLMGGGIAYVTACKGGLPVRIKDIQPRGINHAMKYSWDLLDKQVRRRYLRASERDRQLALISGSTDYQGFAHRDVVIEAVFEDLALKQKMVNEVEQHCSVETIFASNTSSLPIGEIAAQASRPQQVIGLHFFSPVEKMPLVEVIPHAGTNQQTIATVVKLAKQQGKTPIVVADKAGFYVNRILAPYINEAMRLLMEGEPIEHIDNSLVKFGFPVGPIQLLDEVGIDTGTKIIPVLEAAWGERFSPPANIISAILNDDRKGRKNNRGFYLYEAKGRKSKKRPDTAIYSLLGVSSAREQLSAQQVAERCVMMMLNESARCFDEQIIRSARDGDIGAVFGIGFPPFLGGPFRYIDKLGAGEVAAILQRLAAQYGPRFTPCDTLLHMAEQGATFWPTDERTT, via the coding sequence ATGGACACCCTGTCGGCGTTTACGCTTGAGATTCGCCCGGACAATATTGCCGTGATTACGATTGATGCTCCTGGCGAAAAAATGAATACCTTGAAAGCCGAGTTTGCCAGCGAAGTACGGGCAATCATCCGTCAGCTTCGCGACAACAAAGACCTGCGCGGTGCGGTGTTCATTTCGGCAAAGTCAGATAATTTCATTGCCGGGGCCGATATCAACATGATTGCCCGCTGCGTTTCTGCCCTGGAGGCTGAAACGTTGGCCCGTCAAGGGCAGCAGATTATGGCGGAGATCCACGGGTTGTCGATTCCGGTTATTGCTGCTATCCACGGCGCATGTCTGGGTGGTGGCCTTGAGCTGGCGCTGGCTTGTCACGGGCGGGTGTGCAGCGATGATGATAAAACCCGACTTGGTTTGCCCGAAGTTCAATTGGGCCTGCTGCCAGGTTCCGGTGGTACCCAGCGTTTACCAAGATTAATCGGCGTCAGTAGCGCGCTGGATATGATCCTGACCGGCAAGCAGCTTCGCCCGCGTCAGGCCCTGAAAGTGGGACTGGTTGATGAAGTGGTGCCGCAGGCCATTTTGTTGCAAACCGCAGTAGAGTTGGCGTTGAAAGGACGCCCGGTAAGCCGCACTGTTCCTGTACGCGATCGCATCCTCGCCGGACCATTAGGTCGTAGTCTGCTATTTCGCCTGGTGGCGGAAAAGACACATCAAAAAACGCAGGGTAATTATCCAGCGACCAAACGTATTCTACAGGTGATTGAAACCGGGCTGGCGCAGGGTTGCAGTAGTGGTTATGCCGAAGAAGCGCGAGCCTTTGGTGAGCTGGCGATGACGCCGCAATCGCAAGCGTTGCGAGCCATTTTCTTCGCCAGTACCGATCTTAAAAAAGATCGCGGTGCGGATGCGGAACCCGGCGCGTTGCGCAGTGTCGGTATTCTTGGCGGCGGGCTGATGGGAGGGGGAATTGCTTACGTCACCGCCTGTAAAGGAGGATTGCCGGTACGCATTAAGGACATCCAACCGCGCGGGATCAATCACGCCATGAAGTACAGCTGGGATCTGCTCGACAAACAGGTTCGCCGCCGCTATCTGCGGGCTAGCGAGCGCGATCGTCAGCTGGCGTTGATCTCGGGTTCTACGGATTACCAGGGATTTGCACATCGTGATGTGGTTATCGAAGCGGTGTTTGAAGACCTTGCCCTCAAGCAAAAAATGGTCAACGAGGTTGAGCAGCACTGTAGCGTTGAGACGATCTTTGCCTCTAATACCTCATCATTACCGATCGGTGAGATCGCGGCACAAGCCAGCAGGCCGCAGCAGGTTATCGGCCTACACTTCTTCAGTCCGGTAGAGAAAATGCCGTTGGTAGAGGTGATTCCGCATGCCGGTACCAATCAGCAAACTATCGCGACGGTGGTAAAACTGGCGAAGCAACAGGGGAAAACACCCATCGTGGTGGCTGACAAAGCGGGCTTTTATGTTAACCGTATTCTGGCCCCTTACATTAATGAAGCGATGCGCCTGTTGATGGAAGGTGAACCGATAGAACATATTGATAACTCATTGGTAAAATTTGGTTTTCCTGTCGGACCTATTCAACTGCTTGATGAGGTCGGTATCGATACCGGGACCAAAATTATCCCGGTTCTGGAGGCGGCATGGGGAGAACGTTTTAGCCCGCCTGCAAACATCATTAGCGCGATTCTGAATGACGATCGCAAAGGTAGAAAAAATAACCGGGGTTTCTATCTTTATGAGGCGAAAGGGCGTAAAAGCAAAAAACGGCCCGATACTGCGATTTACTCTTTACTGGGAGTTTCTTCTGCGCGGGAGCAATTGTCCGCGCAGCAGGTGGCGGAACGGTGTGTGATGATGATGCTTAATGAGTCAGCGCGCTGCTTCGATGAGCAAATTATCCGCAGTGCGCGCGATGGTGACATCGGTGCCGTGTTTGGTATTGGTTTCCCGCCGTTTCTTGGTGGCCCGTTCCGCTATATAGATAAGCTGGGTGCGGGAGAAGTCGCGGCAATTTTGCAGCGCCTGGCCGCACAGTATGGCCCGCGTTTTACACCATGTGACACTTTATTACACATGGCTGAGCAGGGGGCGACCTTTTGGCCCACTGATGAACGGACGACCTAA
- a CDS encoding formate/nitrite transporter family protein: protein MNPQTHHESEEIEVESDEKQQGEKIEIDEERLPSQAMATHEEIRQEGEKELERDAMALLWSAIAAGLSMGASLVAKGIFHVHIGEIPGGFLLENLGYTFGFVIVILARQQLFTENTVTAVLPIMHKPTLSNIGLLLRLWGVVLIGNLIGTAIAAWAFDIMPVFDDPTLEAFQSISLKVMSNTPTEMFANAIISGWLVATMVWMFPAAGSAKIVVIILMTWLIALADTTHIVVGSVEIFYLVFNGTLPWQEFIWPFALPTLAGNVCGGTFIFALLSHAQIRNDMAHEKKSRAKAKKGH from the coding sequence ATGAATCCGCAAACTCACCATGAAAGTGAAGAGATCGAAGTAGAAAGTGATGAAAAACAACAAGGTGAGAAAATTGAGATTGATGAAGAGAGATTGCCTTCTCAAGCAATGGCGACCCATGAAGAGATTCGCCAGGAAGGAGAGAAAGAACTTGAGCGTGATGCCATGGCGCTGTTGTGGTCAGCCATCGCAGCAGGCCTTTCGATGGGAGCTTCGCTGGTAGCAAAAGGCATCTTTCATGTGCATATTGGTGAAATTCCCGGCGGTTTTTTACTGGAAAATCTCGGCTACACTTTTGGTTTTGTTATTGTCATCCTCGCGCGCCAACAACTGTTTACCGAAAACACCGTTACCGCTGTATTACCCATAATGCATAAGCCCACGCTGAGTAATATTGGTCTTTTGTTGCGCCTTTGGGGCGTAGTGCTGATAGGTAATTTAATTGGCACCGCGATTGCGGCATGGGCATTTGATATCATGCCGGTGTTTGATGACCCCACACTTGAGGCCTTCCAGAGCATCAGTTTAAAAGTGATGAGCAACACCCCCACGGAGATGTTCGCTAATGCGATAATTTCCGGCTGGCTGGTCGCCACCATGGTGTGGATGTTTCCTGCGGCAGGCTCTGCAAAGATTGTGGTCATTATCCTGATGACCTGGCTCATTGCACTTGCTGATACGACTCATATTGTGGTCGGCAGCGTCGAAATTTTCTATCTGGTATTCAATGGGACGCTACCGTGGCAAGAATTCATCTGGCCCTTTGCTTTACCGACTCTTGCCGGCAACGTTTGCGGCGGGACCTTTATTTTTGCCTTACTTAGCCATGCGCAGATCCGTAACGACATGGCCCACGAGAAAAAATCCCGAGCTAAAGCAAAAAAAGGGCATTAA
- a CDS encoding sensor histidine kinase: MLLAVFDRAALMLICLFFLIRLRLFRELLHKSAHTPKELLAVTAIFSLFALFSTWSGVPVEGSLVNVRIIAVMSGGILFGPWVGAIVGVIAGVHRYLIDIDGVTAIPCFITSIVAGLLSGFISRKIPKTQRWKAGILAGMLCETLTMILVVVWAPSLSLGMDIVSKIGIPMILGSICIGFIVLLVQSVEGEKEASAARQAKLALDIANKTLPLFRHVNSESLRQVCDIIRRDINADAVAITNTQHVMAYVGVGEINYRDNDDFISPTTQQAIRYGKIIIKNNDEAHRTPEIHSMLVIPLWEKGVVTGTLKIYYCHAHRITSSLQEMAIGLSQIISTQLEVSRAEQLREMANKAELRALQSKINPHFLFNALNAISSSIRMNPDTARQLIFNLSRYLRYNIELKDDEQIDIKRELYQIKDYIAIEQARFGDKLTVIYDIDDEISFMIPSLLIQPLVENAIVHGIQPCKGKGVVTIGINECGNRVRISVRDTGNGIDPAVVARVEADEMPGNKIGLLNVHHRVKLLYGEGLHIRRLAPGTEIAFYVPTQHAPQAATESLLS, encoded by the coding sequence ATGCTGCTGGCAGTTTTTGACCGCGCGGCATTAATGTTGATTTGCCTTTTTTTCCTTATCCGTCTGCGCCTGTTTCGCGAACTTCTGCATAAATCCGCGCATACACCAAAAGAACTGCTGGCCGTTACCGCGATTTTTTCCCTGTTTGCCTTGTTCAGTACCTGGTCCGGCGTGCCGGTAGAGGGATCGCTGGTCAACGTGCGTATCATCGCAGTCATGTCCGGCGGTATCTTATTTGGCCCTTGGGTCGGAGCGATCGTGGGCGTGATTGCCGGCGTGCATCGCTATCTCATCGATATCGATGGTGTCACAGCCATCCCCTGTTTCATCACCAGCATTGTCGCCGGCCTGCTCTCCGGTTTTATCAGTCGAAAAATCCCTAAAACGCAACGCTGGAAAGCCGGGATTCTTGCCGGGATGCTGTGCGAAACGCTGACCATGATCCTCGTCGTGGTGTGGGCCCCTTCTCTCTCGCTAGGAATGGACATTGTCTCCAAAATTGGGATCCCGATGATCCTCGGCAGCATCTGTATCGGTTTTATCGTCCTGTTGGTGCAAAGCGTTGAGGGTGAGAAAGAAGCCAGCGCCGCTCGTCAGGCAAAACTGGCGCTCGATATCGCCAACAAAACGCTACCGCTGTTTCGCCATGTTAACAGTGAATCTCTGCGACAAGTGTGCGATATCATCCGCCGCGATATCAATGCCGATGCCGTCGCGATTACCAATACCCAGCACGTGATGGCTTATGTCGGCGTGGGAGAAATCAACTACCGTGATAACGACGACTTTATTAGCCCAACGACGCAACAGGCGATCCGTTACGGAAAAATCATTATTAAAAACAATGATGAAGCTCACCGAACGCCGGAAATACACTCCATGTTGGTCATTCCGTTATGGGAGAAAGGCGTCGTCACCGGTACGCTAAAAATCTATTATTGCCACGCACATCGCATCACTTCTTCGCTGCAGGAAATGGCAATTGGCCTGTCGCAAATTATCTCTACACAGTTGGAAGTCTCTCGTGCCGAACAGCTTCGTGAAATGGCCAATAAAGCCGAACTGCGCGCGCTACAGAGCAAAATTAATCCCCATTTTTTATTTAATGCCCTGAATGCGATTTCGTCTTCAATACGCATGAATCCTGACACCGCGCGCCAGCTGATTTTTAATTTATCGCGCTATTTACGCTACAACATTGAATTAAAAGATGATGAACAGATAGACATCAAAAGAGAGCTGTATCAAATCAAGGACTATATCGCGATTGAACAGGCCCGCTTCGGCGACAAGCTGACGGTGATTTATGATATTGATGATGAAATCAGCTTCATGATCCCCAGCCTGCTTATTCAGCCGCTAGTGGAAAATGCTATCGTTCATGGGATACAGCCCTGTAAAGGTAAAGGCGTGGTCACCATCGGAATTAATGAGTGCGGAAATCGTGTACGAATTAGCGTTCGCGATACCGGCAACGGCATTGACCCGGCGGTCGTAGCAAGAGTGGAAGCCGACGAAATGCCGGGGAATAAAATTGGTTTACTGAATGTTCATCATCGGGTCAAGTTGCTGTACGGCGAAGGTCTGCATATCCGACGCCTGGCCCCGGGAACCGAAATTGCCTTCTACGTGCCAACCCAGCATGCGCCCCAGGCGGCGACGGAGTCTTTGCTGTCATGA
- the mlaA gene encoding phospholipid-binding lipoprotein MlaA, with amino-acid sequence MNFRLSALALGATLLVGCASSSSGDQPQGRSDPLEGFNRTMFNFNFNVVDPYVLRPVAVAWRDYVPQPARNGLSNFTSNLEEPAVMVNSFLKGDPYKGMVHFTRFFLNTLLGMGGLIDVAGMANPKLQRVEPSRFGSTLGHYGVGYGPYMQLPFYGSFTLRDEGGDMADDFYPVLSWLTWPMSIGKWMVEGIETRAQLLDSDGLLRQSSDPYILMREAYFQRHDFIANGGKLSPNENPNAQAIEGDLKDIDSQ; translated from the coding sequence ATGAATTTTCGCCTGTCGGCGCTTGCGCTTGGCGCCACATTGCTGGTCGGATGTGCCAGTTCTAGTTCTGGCGATCAACCGCAGGGGCGTTCAGATCCGCTTGAAGGTTTTAACCGCACGATGTTCAACTTCAACTTCAATGTCGTTGATCCCTATGTTCTTCGTCCTGTTGCAGTAGCGTGGCGTGATTATGTTCCGCAGCCTGCGCGCAATGGGTTGAGTAACTTTACCAGCAACCTTGAAGAACCAGCGGTAATGGTGAACTCCTTCCTGAAGGGCGATCCCTATAAAGGAATGGTGCACTTTACCCGCTTCTTCCTGAACACCCTCCTTGGGATGGGCGGTTTGATTGATGTGGCTGGAATGGCGAACCCGAAACTACAGCGCGTAGAGCCAAGCCGCTTCGGTAGCACTCTCGGCCACTATGGCGTTGGCTACGGTCCATACATGCAGTTGCCTTTCTACGGCAGCTTCACCCTTCGTGATGAGGGGGGCGATATGGCTGATGACTTCTATCCGGTCCTTTCCTGGCTGACCTGGCCAATGTCTATCGGTAAATGGATGGTTGAGGGAATTGAAACTCGTGCACAGCTGCTGGATTCCGATGGCTTGCTTCGTCAGTCTTCCGATCCGTATATCTTAATGCGTGAAGCCTATTTTCAGCGTCACGACTTTATCGCTAACGGCGGTAAACTTTCTCCGAATGAAAACCCGAACGCGCAGGCGATCGAGGGCGATCTTAAAGATATCGATTCGCAGTAA